The proteins below are encoded in one region of Cololabis saira isolate AMF1-May2022 chromosome 21, fColSai1.1, whole genome shotgun sequence:
- the LOC133422416 gene encoding pentraxin-4: protein MSHKLRRLNEQFHQFRAMTQTRLDTLALSQNRTSSKSLESHIQALNDHYHHMSQDLEHLRHSAAQEIQDLRHWTRKLEKRNKRMEGRLALMETKCLHFQKPKYDPGQDFFNFTVELQSQEEMLSALQVQRDELLVGLHGLQESLKNQALRVTRLEGQISEVLQWSGRWKIRGSGMTGVSSKMTSQKFTEHCGRNQTHKGGRLWRRRCQPNPN, encoded by the exons TCAGGGCTATGACCCAGACCCGTTTGGACACGTTGGCTCTGAGCCAGAACAGAACTTCCTCCAAAAGCCTGGAGAGTCACATTCAGGCCCTGAATGACCATTACCACCATATGTCACAGGACCTGGAGCACCTGCGGCACAGCGCAGCCCAGGAGATTCAAGACCTAAG aCACTGGACTAGGAAGCTTGAGAAGAGGAATAAGCGAATGGAAGGTCGATTGGCTTTGATGGAGACAAAGTGTCTCCATTTCCAGAAACCGAAGTATGATCCTGGTCAGGACTTCTTCAATTTCACCGTGGAGCTCCAAAGCCAAGAAGAAATGCTGTCTGCCCTTCAGGTCCAACGTGATGAGCTGCTGGTTGGACTACATGGTTTACAGGAATCCCTGAAAAACCAGGCACTGCGTGTGACCCGACTGGAGGGCCAGATCAGTGAGGTCCTTCAGTGGAGTGGAAGATGGAAGATCAGAGGTTCAGGGATGACGGGAGTCAGCTCCAAAATGACATCTCAGAAATTCACTGAACATTGTGGGAGAAACCAGACACATAAAGGAGGGAGGCTTTGGAGGAGAAGGTGTCAACCTAACCCAAACTGA